One region of Hymenobacter sediminicola genomic DNA includes:
- a CDS encoding alpha-ketoglutarate-dependent dioxygenase AlkB family protein, which yields MPVQSLALPDADVLLDAQFLSLDAAAALLSELTTTIAWRQEPIKLFGKEVMQPRLTAWYGDPSARYQYSGLALEPYPWTPALERLRSQVEAATGTHFNSVLLNLYRSGQDSMGWHADNEPELGPTPIIASVSLGDTRRFRLKPRDPQRTQHAPVSLELSAGSLLVMRGYTQRYWLHAVPKTARPTGPRLNLTFRAVTPSS from the coding sequence GTGCCAGTCCAGTCACTTGCCCTGCCCGATGCTGATGTGCTGCTCGATGCGCAGTTTCTGAGCCTGGATGCTGCCGCTGCCCTGCTATCAGAACTGACCACTACCATTGCGTGGCGACAGGAACCCATCAAGCTATTTGGCAAGGAGGTCATGCAACCGCGCCTTACTGCTTGGTATGGCGACCCGTCCGCACGGTATCAGTATTCTGGCCTGGCCCTAGAGCCGTACCCCTGGACTCCGGCTCTGGAGCGGCTCCGGTCACAAGTGGAAGCTGCTACAGGCACCCACTTCAACAGTGTACTGCTTAATCTGTACCGCTCTGGGCAGGATAGTATGGGCTGGCACGCTGATAATGAGCCGGAGTTGGGGCCGACTCCCATCATTGCTTCTGTAAGCCTTGGTGATACCCGCCGGTTCCGCTTGAAGCCCCGCGACCCACAACGTACGCAGCACGCACCGGTTTCACTGGAATTATCGGCAGGAAGTCTGCTCGTCATGCGTGGCTACACGCAGCGCTATTGGCTGCATGCCGTGCCCAAAACGGCCCGGCCTACCGGCCCACGCCTCAACCTGACCTTTCGGGCTGTTACGCCTTCTTCCTGA
- a CDS encoding FAD-dependent oxidoreductase, translated as MSATVAPHSSDSVTLMGAGLVGSLLALYMARRGHSVDVFERRPDPRLAGPVEGRSINLALSDRGWRALEGVGIGDEIRRVAIPMYRRVMHDAKGQLTFQPYGQDNQAIYSVSRGGLNRTLLELAEAEPGVTLHFNQQCLHVGLKERELHLRDAATGQEQVRPFQRLFGTDGAFSAVRTAMQKTDRYNYSQSYLEYGYKELNIAPAADGTWQLEKNALHIWPRGQYMMIALPNLDGSFTCTLFFPYEGKHSFAALQTPAQVQEFFAEVFPDAAPLMPELIEDFFQNPTGSLVTVRCFPWAFDDDVLLLGDASHAIVPFYGQGMNAGFEDCTVLSQLMDEHGNDWHTIFQEFQRQRKPNADAMADLAIYNFEEMRDRVADPRFLLQKKIESKISAQYPDQWLPLYSQVTFSPDTPYAEALANGQRQERIMRKLMKHIEAEADFDKPEVQELVHHEMGRIAD; from the coding sequence ATGTCCGCTACCGTCGCCCCACACTCATCTGATTCCGTTACGCTCATGGGAGCTGGCCTGGTTGGCTCGCTGCTAGCCCTATACATGGCGCGTCGTGGCCATTCCGTAGATGTGTTTGAGCGCCGCCCCGACCCGCGTTTGGCTGGCCCGGTAGAAGGCCGTTCCATCAATCTGGCACTATCGGACCGTGGCTGGCGGGCTTTAGAAGGCGTGGGTATTGGCGACGAAATTCGGCGCGTAGCCATTCCTATGTACCGGCGCGTGATGCACGACGCGAAGGGCCAACTCACCTTCCAACCCTACGGCCAGGATAATCAGGCTATTTATTCTGTGTCGAGAGGCGGCCTGAACCGCACGCTGCTGGAGCTGGCCGAGGCCGAGCCGGGCGTGACGCTGCACTTCAACCAGCAGTGCTTGCACGTGGGCCTGAAGGAGCGTGAGCTGCACCTACGCGATGCCGCTACCGGCCAGGAGCAGGTGCGGCCGTTTCAGCGGCTATTCGGTACTGATGGGGCGTTTTCGGCGGTGCGCACGGCCATGCAGAAGACGGACCGCTACAACTACTCGCAGAGCTACCTAGAGTATGGCTACAAGGAGCTGAACATTGCGCCCGCTGCTGATGGCACGTGGCAGTTGGAGAAGAATGCGCTGCACATCTGGCCCCGCGGCCAGTACATGATGATTGCACTGCCTAACCTCGACGGCTCGTTTACCTGCACCTTGTTTTTTCCCTACGAAGGCAAGCACTCCTTCGCGGCACTGCAAACTCCGGCGCAGGTGCAGGAGTTCTTCGCAGAAGTGTTTCCGGATGCTGCCCCTCTGATGCCGGAACTGATCGAAGACTTTTTCCAGAACCCGACCGGCTCGCTCGTGACGGTGCGCTGCTTTCCGTGGGCGTTTGACGATGATGTGCTGCTACTCGGGGACGCCTCGCACGCCATTGTGCCGTTTTATGGACAAGGCATGAACGCCGGCTTCGAGGATTGCACCGTGCTCAGCCAACTCATGGATGAACACGGCAACGACTGGCACACGATTTTCCAGGAGTTTCAGCGGCAGCGCAAGCCCAACGCCGACGCCATGGCCGACCTAGCCATCTACAACTTCGAGGAGATGCGTGACAGGGTAGCGGACCCGCGCTTCCTGCTGCAGAAGAAAATCGAGAGCAAAATATCGGCGCAGTATCCCGACCAATGGCTGCCGCTCTACTCCCAGGTTACATTCTCGCCCGACACGCCCTACGCTGAGGCCTTGGCCAACGGGCAGCGGCAAGAGCGCATCATGCGCAAACTGATGAAGCACATTGAGGCCGAGGCGGACTTTGATAAGCCGGAAGTGCAGGAACTGGTGCACCACGAAATGGGCCGCATAGCTGACTAA
- the rpoN gene encoding RNA polymerase factor sigma-54 yields MQRLDMKQLLSQKLSPQQIQFIKLLQIPTVELEARIKEELEANPALEEGDDADDDFEDQEGGDDSSDDTDDFDDPDSEFDNPDNTLDEDFDDSRSEEQPEIELPMKDEPADQKESDSADDLDLSDYLNDDEIAGYKMQGDGPGEDEDDREMPLADTSGSLIDNLLDQLGFADLDEKQEAIGRQLIGSIDGDGYIRRDLSAIANDMAFAQNVEASVAEVEAVLHVVQSFDPAGIAARDLQECLLLQLERRPQDEVTEHAERILNETFDEFTKKHYPRIQQRLDLEDDELKEAIALILKLNPKPGGTGPVGMGKVQYIIPDFILTNDNGILNLTLNSRNAPDLRVSPAYTDMFRAYDKGAKKDKKLKEAVTFVKQKLDSAKWFIDAIRQRQNTLLRTMDSIVRYQREFFLDGDESKLRPMILKDIATEIGMDISTVSRVANSKSVQTEFGIYPLKYFFSEGIATDSGEDASSREVKHILKEIIEGEKKDRPLSDDKLEKMLNARGYNIARRTVAKYREQLNIPVARLRKEL; encoded by the coding sequence ATGCAACGACTGGACATGAAACAGCTTCTCTCGCAGAAGCTGTCACCCCAACAGATACAATTCATTAAGCTGCTGCAAATCCCGACCGTGGAGCTCGAAGCCCGCATTAAGGAGGAGTTGGAGGCCAATCCGGCATTGGAGGAAGGCGACGACGCGGACGACGATTTCGAGGACCAGGAAGGCGGCGACGATTCCAGCGACGACACGGATGATTTCGACGACCCGGATTCGGAGTTCGACAATCCGGACAACACTCTGGACGAGGACTTTGACGACAGCCGCAGCGAGGAGCAGCCCGAAATAGAGCTGCCAATGAAGGACGAGCCGGCGGACCAGAAAGAGTCGGACAGCGCTGATGACCTGGACCTGAGCGACTACCTCAACGACGACGAAATAGCCGGCTACAAGATGCAGGGCGACGGCCCCGGCGAGGACGAAGACGACCGTGAAATGCCTTTGGCCGATACCAGCGGCTCGCTCATCGATAACCTGCTCGACCAGCTGGGCTTCGCTGACCTAGACGAGAAGCAGGAAGCCATTGGCCGCCAGCTCATCGGCTCGATTGACGGCGACGGCTACATCCGGCGCGACCTGTCGGCCATTGCCAACGACATGGCTTTTGCGCAGAACGTAGAAGCTTCGGTGGCAGAAGTAGAAGCGGTGCTGCACGTGGTACAGAGCTTCGACCCGGCCGGCATAGCGGCCCGCGACTTACAGGAGTGCCTGCTGCTACAATTGGAGCGCCGCCCCCAGGACGAGGTAACGGAGCACGCCGAGCGGATTCTTAACGAAACATTCGACGAGTTTACCAAGAAGCACTACCCCCGCATCCAGCAGCGCCTTGACCTTGAAGACGATGAGTTGAAAGAAGCCATTGCCCTGATTCTGAAGCTCAACCCCAAGCCCGGCGGTACTGGCCCGGTGGGTATGGGCAAGGTGCAGTATATCATCCCCGACTTCATTCTGACCAACGACAACGGCATTCTGAACCTCACGCTCAACTCGCGCAACGCCCCAGATTTGCGTGTGTCGCCGGCCTACACGGATATGTTCCGGGCTTATGACAAGGGCGCCAAGAAGGACAAGAAGCTGAAGGAAGCTGTGACCTTCGTGAAGCAGAAGTTGGACTCGGCTAAGTGGTTTATTGATGCCATTCGGCAGCGCCAGAACACGCTGCTGCGCACCATGGACTCCATTGTGCGCTACCAGCGCGAGTTTTTCCTGGACGGCGACGAAAGCAAGTTGCGCCCCATGATTCTCAAGGACATAGCCACCGAAATTGGCATGGACATCAGCACCGTGAGCCGAGTAGCCAACTCCAAATCGGTGCAGACGGAGTTCGGAATTTACCCGCTTAAGTACTTCTTTTCCGAAGGCATTGCCACCGACTCGGGCGAGGACGCCAGCAGCCGCGAGGTGAAGCACATCCTGAAAGAAATCATCGAGGGCGAGAAGAAAGACCGGCCACTCAGCGACGATAAGCTGGAAAAGATGCTGAACGCCCGCGGCTACAACATTGCACGCCGCACAGTGGCCAAGTACCGCGAGCAGCTTAACATTCCGGTGGCGCGGCTGCGCAAAGAGCTGTAG
- the asnS gene encoding asparagine--tRNA ligase has translation MSDLRKTSVQELLRSTDLDREVLVKGWVRTRRGNKYVQFIAVNDGSGFNSIQVVANAEQFPEEKLKADGVENGAAIAVRGKLVASQGKGQSVEIQAEEITVYGSADPTTYPLQKKGHSLEFLREIAHLRPRTNTFGAVLRIRHAMSFAIHKYFNDHGYFYIHTPIITGSDAEGAGQMFRVTTLSDTKPPLNEAGEVDYTADFFGKATNLTVSGQLEGEVAAMALGKVYTFGPTFRAENSNTARHLAEFWMIEPEVAFNDLQDNMDLAEDFLRSLVRYALEHCPDDLQFLNDQYDKELLNRLQFVVDNEFKRLTYTEAVEILKSAKQKFEFTVDWGTDLQSEHERYLVEKHFKKPVILTNYPKDIKAFYMKLDEDGRTVRAMDVLFPGIGEIIGGSQREEDMQKLTQRMQEMHVPEEDLWWYLDTRRYGSAPHAGFGLGFERLILFITGMANIRDVIPFPRFPKSAEF, from the coding sequence ATGTCCGACCTCCGAAAAACCAGCGTGCAGGAGCTGCTCCGTAGCACCGACCTGGACCGCGAAGTGCTGGTGAAAGGCTGGGTACGCACCCGCCGCGGCAACAAATACGTGCAGTTTATTGCCGTGAATGACGGCTCAGGCTTCAATTCTATTCAGGTAGTAGCCAACGCCGAGCAGTTTCCGGAGGAAAAGCTGAAAGCCGACGGCGTAGAAAATGGCGCCGCTATTGCCGTGCGCGGCAAGCTGGTAGCCTCGCAGGGCAAAGGCCAGTCGGTAGAAATTCAGGCCGAGGAAATTACGGTGTATGGCTCTGCCGACCCGACCACGTATCCGTTGCAGAAGAAAGGCCACTCGCTGGAGTTTCTGCGCGAAATAGCCCATCTGCGCCCCCGCACCAACACGTTCGGCGCGGTGCTGCGCATCCGGCACGCCATGTCGTTTGCCATCCATAAGTATTTCAACGACCACGGCTACTTCTACATCCACACGCCCATCATCACCGGCTCCGATGCCGAAGGTGCCGGCCAGATGTTTCGCGTAACCACGCTGTCTGACACCAAGCCGCCTTTGAATGAGGCCGGTGAAGTAGACTACACAGCCGACTTCTTCGGCAAAGCCACCAACCTCACCGTTTCGGGTCAGCTCGAAGGCGAGGTGGCAGCTATGGCGCTGGGCAAGGTCTACACATTCGGCCCCACGTTCCGGGCCGAAAACTCCAATACCGCCCGCCACTTGGCCGAGTTCTGGATGATTGAGCCGGAAGTGGCCTTCAACGATCTGCAGGACAACATGGACTTGGCCGAGGATTTCCTCCGCAGCCTCGTCCGCTATGCCCTGGAGCACTGCCCCGACGACCTGCAGTTCCTCAACGACCAGTACGACAAAGAACTGCTCAATCGTCTGCAGTTCGTGGTGGATAACGAGTTCAAGCGCCTCACTTACACCGAGGCCGTGGAAATTCTGAAATCGGCGAAGCAGAAGTTCGAGTTTACCGTGGACTGGGGCACCGATTTGCAATCGGAGCACGAGCGGTACTTGGTGGAGAAGCACTTCAAGAAGCCCGTTATCCTGACTAACTACCCCAAGGATATCAAGGCGTTCTACATGAAGCTGGACGAGGATGGCCGCACGGTGCGCGCCATGGACGTGCTGTTTCCCGGCATTGGCGAAATCATCGGCGGCTCGCAGCGCGAAGAGGATATGCAGAAGCTTACGCAGCGCATGCAGGAAATGCACGTGCCCGAAGAAGACCTCTGGTGGTACCTCGATACGCGCCGCTATGGCAGCGCCCCGCATGCTGGCTTCGGCCTGGGCTTCGAGCGTCTCATCCTGTTCATCACCGGCATGGCCAACATTCGCGACGTCATTCCCTTCCCCCGCTTCCCGAAAAGCGCGGAGTTTTAA
- the kynU gene encoding kynureninase, translated as MTSFQPTPDFAAHLDAQDILRDFRSRFHIPPGPDGQESVYLCGNSLGLMPKAARAAVEQEFADWERLGVEGHFHGTSPWMHYHETLTEASARLVGAKPVEVVVMNNLTTNLHLLLISFYRPTATRYKVLMEGGAFPSDQYALESQVKLHGFAPDDAIVELVPRSGEHTLRTEDIEAKIQELGDSLATIILGGVNYYTGQAFDMAAIARAGHAVGAIVGFDLAHAAGNLELQLHDWDVDFACWCTYKYLNSGPGGTSGVYVHERFANRPDLPRLAGWWGHDPSDRFQMKKGFRPMAGAAGWQLSNAQIFPMAIHRAALALVEEAGGMAVLRRKSEQLTAYLEFLIRGLNLPASRLEIITPQRPEARGCQLSLLVHQQGRELFDFLAAKGIIADWREPNVIRLAPVPLYNSFQDVQRVGAALAGWLTR; from the coding sequence ATGACTTCCTTCCAGCCCACCCCCGACTTTGCCGCCCACCTCGACGCGCAGGATATACTGCGCGACTTCCGTTCCCGCTTTCATATTCCGCCCGGCCCCGATGGGCAGGAAAGTGTGTATCTGTGCGGTAATTCGCTGGGGCTGATGCCAAAAGCTGCCCGCGCGGCCGTGGAGCAGGAGTTTGCCGACTGGGAGCGGCTGGGAGTGGAAGGCCATTTTCATGGCACCTCGCCCTGGATGCACTATCACGAAACCCTCACCGAGGCCAGCGCCCGGCTGGTAGGAGCGAAGCCAGTAGAAGTGGTGGTAATGAATAACCTGACCACTAACCTGCACCTGCTACTGATTTCGTTCTACCGCCCTACAGCCACCCGCTACAAGGTGCTCATGGAAGGTGGCGCGTTTCCGTCGGACCAATATGCGCTGGAAAGCCAGGTGAAGCTGCACGGCTTCGCCCCCGATGATGCCATTGTGGAGCTGGTGCCGCGCTCCGGCGAGCATACGCTGCGCACCGAGGACATCGAGGCGAAGATTCAGGAGCTGGGCGACTCGCTGGCCACCATCATCCTGGGCGGCGTGAACTACTATACGGGCCAGGCCTTTGATATGGCGGCTATTGCGCGGGCCGGCCACGCGGTAGGTGCCATTGTGGGTTTCGACCTGGCCCACGCGGCCGGCAACCTGGAGCTGCAGCTGCACGACTGGGACGTGGATTTCGCCTGCTGGTGCACCTATAAATACCTTAATTCTGGTCCCGGCGGCACAAGCGGCGTATATGTGCACGAGCGGTTCGCTAACCGGCCCGATTTGCCGCGCCTGGCGGGCTGGTGGGGCCACGACCCGTCCGACCGTTTCCAGATGAAAAAGGGCTTCCGGCCCATGGCTGGTGCCGCTGGCTGGCAACTGTCCAACGCCCAGATTTTCCCGATGGCCATTCACCGAGCTGCGTTGGCGCTGGTGGAGGAGGCCGGGGGAATGGCGGTGCTGCGCCGCAAGAGTGAGCAGCTCACGGCGTATCTGGAATTTCTGATTCGGGGGCTGAACCTGCCTGCTAGCCGCTTGGAAATTATTACGCCGCAACGCCCGGAGGCGCGCGGCTGCCAACTGTCCTTGCTTGTGCATCAGCAGGGCCGGGAACTGTTCGATTTCTTGGCCGCGAAAGGCATCATTGCTGATTGGCGTGAGCCTAACGTTATCCGGCTGGCACCAGTGCCGCTCTACAACTCATTTCAGGATGTGCAGCGCGTAGGCGCAGCACTAGCCGGCTGGCTGACCCGCTAG
- a CDS encoding T9SS type A sorting domain-containing protein — MQKLLPSFVSRTFLSLSLLALATGFAEAQTPVTVTIGTGTSAGSTNALLSTSTTTNKYARTVSIYSAAELQAAGARAGSITKLAWYKDGTGEYTSGNAQLRIYLKRTTAAALSANPVVWDTEVLSATQVYSNTTLSLPTGTGWKDFAFTAPFVWNGTDNIEVLVDWFRNSAPTADISWRYTAVSATGGAHATQVNSAVIPTVRWAANRPNVQFQVAIVNSSLSQAPADWVQVAPNPFATDLKLLIGAGSQNQRLDVSLTDVLGRSHFQQQTAAGAERTLQLPADLAAGIYFLTVWNDKWQQTTRLVRE, encoded by the coding sequence ATGCAGAAATTACTACCCTCCTTCGTTTCCCGGACCTTTTTAAGCCTGTCGTTGCTGGCGCTGGCCACCGGTTTTGCGGAAGCCCAGACTCCGGTAACCGTTACGATTGGCACCGGAACTTCCGCTGGCTCTACCAACGCGCTGCTCAGCACCAGCACCACCACCAACAAGTACGCGCGCACGGTGTCCATCTATTCTGCTGCCGAGCTACAGGCCGCCGGAGCACGGGCCGGCTCCATTACCAAGCTTGCCTGGTATAAGGACGGCACCGGCGAGTATACTTCCGGTAATGCACAACTGCGCATCTACCTCAAGCGCACGACAGCCGCAGCCCTTTCTGCCAACCCGGTGGTATGGGATACGGAAGTGCTGAGCGCCACGCAGGTGTACAGCAACACTACATTGAGCCTGCCGACGGGTACCGGCTGGAAGGATTTCGCCTTCACGGCCCCCTTTGTCTGGAACGGCACCGACAATATTGAAGTACTAGTAGACTGGTTCCGCAACAGTGCTCCCACCGCCGATATCAGCTGGCGCTACACAGCCGTTTCCGCAACCGGCGGTGCCCATGCCACCCAGGTCAACAGTGCCGTAATTCCAACCGTTCGGTGGGCGGCTAACCGTCCGAACGTGCAGTTCCAAGTGGCCATTGTCAATTCCTCCCTCAGCCAGGCGCCTGCCGACTGGGTGCAAGTAGCTCCTAACCCATTCGCGACAGACCTGAAGCTCCTGATTGGGGCCGGCAGCCAGAACCAGCGCCTAGATGTCTCGCTGACCGACGTGCTCGGGCGTAGCCATTTCCAGCAGCAGACAGCCGCCGGAGCAGAGCGCACGTTGCAGTTGCCCGCCGATTTGGCCGCCGGTATTTACTTCTTGACCGTCTGGAACGATAAATGGCAGCAGACCACCCGGCTCGTGCGAGAATAG
- a CDS encoding TonB-dependent receptor, with translation MRKTYHLFVFLLLLLSYAPAWAQEAITVSGLVQTDAGEPLPGATVFIKGTFIGSSTDREGRFQLRADFSAPPVVLSVSFVGYETREVSLAQPDNNVQVTLKINSTLTNEVIASASRVQEGILQAPVTVEKLNTQQVERIPTADLQVGLNHYKGIDVNSSSLLMNSLSTRGFNSAKSERLIQLTDYFDTQSPSLNVNAGNLTGLPELDVESIEIIHGPASALYGANAFNGVLLLNSKDPFVTEGLSVRLRGGQRNLLDGQFRYAKKLGEKFAFKVVGSYLTADDWLASNYAATSTLIEGRNNAEGSALGYDAVNRYGDVGGFTFTNDPTSPAYATTPAALRGKTVFMPGFTEKELVADDYKARSVKIHPSLSYLLTSNIKMTVGFSYNRGTSSYQSSSRYRFKEFGTNQLHGEIKGNRWFLRGQSLQDFGGESYDLGFLGSFLQTSSTNNPSRPTETYASRFYETYLTKFQTTGSLEQAQAAANATQLQPSDPRFQELRTRIITDATPGAGARLNPSSLLNEGNAQYNLPLAEGTDLIVGGAYRKFRLGSNGNLYSDDNARIQNHELGGYAQLTQKLLNERLKLAVAGRVDAFKNFDAAFSPRASAVYSAGENKQHNFRVSYGRAFRSPTQLDQYIRLDVRQVLLLGNVDNGFQGYSTGVATRANIIAAQSNPAVLTPFEYNAAPLKLERLSTYEAGYKGTLGEKLAVDVNYYQSYYNDFIGAQRFIGNRDGSRPTLAQLTAESGKA, from the coding sequence ATGAGAAAAACCTACCATTTGTTTGTCTTTCTGCTTCTTCTGCTGAGCTATGCTCCAGCTTGGGCACAGGAAGCCATTACGGTCAGCGGCCTAGTGCAGACCGATGCCGGTGAACCGCTACCGGGTGCCACCGTGTTTATCAAAGGAACATTTATTGGTAGCAGCACCGACCGGGAAGGCCGGTTCCAGCTACGTGCCGATTTCTCGGCTCCACCGGTTGTGCTGTCGGTATCGTTTGTGGGCTACGAAACCCGGGAAGTTTCGCTGGCGCAGCCCGACAACAACGTGCAGGTGACGCTCAAAATCAATTCTACGCTCACGAATGAGGTAATTGCCTCGGCCTCGCGGGTGCAGGAAGGGATTCTGCAGGCTCCTGTGACTGTGGAAAAGCTCAACACGCAGCAAGTGGAACGCATCCCCACAGCCGACTTGCAGGTGGGCCTGAACCACTACAAAGGCATTGATGTAAACAGCAGCAGCCTGCTGATGAACTCGTTGAGCACGCGCGGCTTCAACTCGGCCAAGTCGGAGCGCCTGATTCAGCTGACGGACTACTTCGATACTCAGTCGCCGAGCCTTAACGTGAATGCTGGCAACCTGACGGGCCTGCCCGAGCTGGACGTGGAAAGCATCGAAATCATCCACGGCCCGGCTTCGGCACTCTACGGAGCCAATGCTTTCAACGGCGTATTGCTACTCAACTCCAAAGACCCCTTTGTGACGGAAGGCCTGAGCGTGCGGCTGCGCGGCGGCCAGCGCAATCTGTTAGACGGTCAGTTTCGCTACGCCAAGAAGCTGGGCGAGAAGTTTGCCTTCAAAGTTGTAGGCTCGTATCTGACAGCCGACGACTGGCTGGCCAGTAACTACGCGGCTACCAGCACACTCATTGAAGGCCGCAACAACGCCGAAGGCTCGGCGCTGGGCTATGATGCCGTGAACCGCTACGGCGACGTAGGCGGGTTTACCTTCACCAACGACCCGACCTCGCCGGCTTATGCCACTACGCCAGCCGCGCTGCGCGGCAAAACAGTGTTTATGCCGGGCTTCACGGAGAAAGAGCTGGTAGCCGATGACTACAAGGCTCGGTCTGTGAAGATTCACCCGTCGCTGTCGTACCTGCTGACCAGCAATATCAAGATGACGGTTGGTTTCAGCTATAACCGTGGTACTTCTAGCTACCAGAGCAGCAGCCGCTACCGTTTCAAGGAATTTGGGACCAACCAGCTGCACGGCGAAATCAAGGGCAACCGCTGGTTTCTGCGGGGCCAGTCGCTGCAGGATTTCGGGGGCGAATCGTACGACTTGGGCTTCCTGGGTTCCTTCCTCCAGACTTCCTCAACCAACAACCCTAGCCGCCCCACCGAAACCTACGCAAGTCGCTTCTACGAGACGTACCTGACCAAATTCCAGACGACTGGCTCGCTGGAGCAGGCACAGGCTGCCGCCAACGCCACGCAGCTACAACCCTCTGATCCACGCTTCCAGGAGCTGCGGACGCGCATCATTACGGATGCGACTCCTGGCGCCGGTGCCCGCCTCAACCCTAGCTCTTTGCTGAACGAAGGCAACGCCCAATACAACCTGCCACTGGCCGAAGGCACCGACCTAATTGTGGGTGGTGCGTACCGCAAGTTCCGTCTGGGTTCCAACGGCAACCTGTATTCCGATGACAACGCCCGCATTCAGAACCACGAATTGGGTGGCTACGCTCAACTGACGCAAAAACTGCTGAATGAGCGCCTGAAACTGGCAGTAGCCGGCCGCGTTGATGCCTTCAAGAACTTTGATGCCGCCTTCTCTCCCCGGGCTTCGGCAGTGTACTCGGCCGGTGAGAACAAGCAGCATAACTTCCGTGTCTCGTACGGCCGTGCCTTCCGCTCACCCACGCAACTCGACCAGTACATCCGTCTGGACGTGCGCCAGGTGCTGCTGCTCGGCAACGTAGATAATGGTTTCCAAGGCTACAGCACCGGCGTTGCCACGCGGGCAAACATCATTGCCGCACAAAGCAACCCGGCCGTACTGACTCCATTCGAATACAACGCTGCTCCGCTGAAGCTGGAGCGCCTGAGCACCTACGAAGCGGGCTACAAAGGCACGCTGGGTGAGAAGCTGGCCGTGGATGTGAACTACTACCAGAGCTACTACAACGACTTTATCGGGGCGCAGCGTTTCATTGGCAACCGCGACGGCAGCCGCCCAACGCTTGCCCAACTGACTGCAGAATCCGGTAAGGCCTAA
- a CDS encoding putative sensor domain DACNV-containing protein: MLSEPTYLAARMVAPVIETHFAQHRALASQHDIPHLAPPPEVPLVEAIIDVAFWASLRREEGRPPKISLALLQPDQTAQPLIFGHRRRLTPSNLIKLAPAVEQPGTHLGVWHDEDGLYVWGTATSVPPLCFVLEVIEPGLLVAKHRRADGFGKFINVAILRGDQIQVVDEDNAGVADCPALRKSLQSFTLPSTGQSDNVLVELAAAMRTHGRGGLVLIVPPDSERWRTSIVQPMSYPVVPAYTTITEVLSQKPTNKDSLEWQETLLRAIDIVGGFTAVDGATVITRQYHLLAFGAKVTRAASSVPVEKMVMTAPVVGGEAQEMHPAQNGGTRHLAAAQFVHDQHDALALVASQDGYFTVFAWSEPLQMVHAHRIDVLLL, encoded by the coding sequence ATGCTTTCTGAACCTACTTATCTGGCGGCCCGCATGGTGGCGCCGGTCATTGAAACGCATTTCGCGCAGCACCGGGCGCTGGCCAGCCAGCATGATATTCCGCACCTGGCGCCGCCGCCCGAAGTGCCGTTGGTAGAAGCTATTATTGATGTGGCTTTCTGGGCGAGCCTGCGCCGGGAAGAAGGCCGGCCACCCAAAATTTCGCTGGCGCTGCTGCAGCCCGATCAAACCGCGCAGCCCCTGATATTCGGGCACCGGCGGCGCCTTACACCATCAAACCTGATTAAGCTGGCCCCGGCTGTAGAGCAGCCCGGCACCCACTTAGGGGTGTGGCACGATGAAGATGGCCTATATGTATGGGGAACGGCCACCAGTGTACCGCCTCTGTGCTTTGTGCTGGAAGTAATAGAACCGGGCCTGCTGGTAGCCAAGCACCGCCGGGCCGATGGCTTCGGCAAGTTTATCAACGTTGCCATTCTGCGCGGCGACCAGATTCAGGTGGTAGACGAGGACAACGCAGGCGTAGCCGACTGCCCGGCGCTGCGTAAGTCGCTGCAGAGTTTCACGCTGCCTTCTACCGGCCAGTCTGATAATGTATTGGTAGAGCTGGCGGCTGCCATGCGCACCCACGGCCGCGGCGGGTTGGTACTGATAGTTCCGCCCGATTCTGAGCGGTGGCGGACATCTATCGTGCAGCCCATGAGCTACCCGGTGGTGCCAGCCTACACGACCATTACAGAAGTCCTGAGCCAGAAGCCGACAAACAAGGACAGCCTAGAATGGCAGGAAACCCTGCTGCGCGCCATTGATATTGTGGGTGGCTTCACGGCGGTGGATGGTGCTACTGTCATCACCCGGCAGTATCATCTGCTGGCTTTCGGGGCGAAAGTAACCCGAGCGGCTTCCAGCGTACCCGTAGAAAAAATGGTGATGACGGCCCCCGTGGTGGGTGGTGAGGCTCAGGAAATGCACCCGGCCCAGAACGGTGGCACCCGGCACTTAGCCGCCGCCCAGTTCGTGCACGACCAACACGATGCACTGGCACTAGTAGCTTCTCAGGATGGCTATTTCACGGTATTTGCCTGGTCGGAGCCGCTGCAGATGGTACACGCGCACCGCATAGATGTACTGCTGCTGTAA